A region of Streptomyces sp. WMMC500 DNA encodes the following proteins:
- a CDS encoding CpaF family protein — protein MSLRARITTPDHTAEGHGETLVPTYRAKLLEEIDLAEMSALSPAERRARLERVLGHILSREGPVLSTAERSQLIRRVVDEALGLGILEPLLEDPSVTEIMVNGPDRIYVERSGRVEQLPLRFASDEQLMQTIERIVSTVNRRVDESTPMVDARLPTGERVNVIIPPLSLTGPTLTIRRFPRSYTLAELIGLGTLDEHMLLLLSGLVRAKFNVIVSGATGAGKTTLLNSLSGLIPEHERIITVEDAAELQLQQSHVIRLESRPPNVEGKGRITIRDLVRNSLRMRPDRIIVGEVRGGETLDMLQAMSTGHDGSLATVHANSAEDALMRLQTLASMSDVEVPFEALRDQINSAVDVIVQLARHTDGTRKIDEIVMLSSRGREVYQLVSVCRFRALPISSDRIVRGQFEFSPLPRRTGDRLFYAGEPVPPAFGVAPSERHLQTREAR, from the coding sequence ATGAGCCTGCGGGCCCGTATCACCACCCCCGACCACACCGCGGAAGGCCACGGCGAGACCCTCGTCCCCACCTACCGCGCCAAGCTGCTGGAGGAGATCGACCTCGCCGAGATGTCGGCGCTGTCGCCCGCCGAGCGGCGCGCCCGGCTGGAGCGGGTGCTCGGCCACATCCTCAGCCGCGAGGGCCCGGTCCTCTCCACCGCGGAACGCTCGCAGCTCATCCGCCGCGTCGTGGACGAGGCGCTGGGGCTCGGCATCCTGGAGCCGCTGCTGGAGGACCCGAGCGTCACCGAGATCATGGTCAACGGCCCCGACCGCATCTATGTCGAGCGCTCCGGCCGGGTCGAGCAACTGCCGCTGCGGTTCGCCTCCGACGAACAACTGATGCAGACCATCGAGCGCATCGTCTCCACCGTCAACCGGCGCGTGGACGAGTCCACGCCGATGGTCGACGCCCGGCTGCCCACCGGCGAGCGCGTCAACGTCATCATCCCGCCGCTGTCGCTGACCGGGCCGACGCTGACGATCCGCCGCTTCCCGCGCTCGTACACCCTGGCAGAGCTCATCGGCCTCGGCACCCTCGACGAGCACATGCTGCTGCTGCTCTCCGGCCTGGTCCGGGCGAAGTTCAACGTCATCGTCTCCGGCGCCACCGGCGCCGGGAAGACGACCCTGCTGAACTCGCTGTCCGGGCTGATCCCCGAGCACGAGCGGATCATCACCGTCGAGGACGCCGCCGAGCTGCAGTTGCAGCAGTCGCACGTCATCCGGCTGGAGTCGCGCCCGCCGAACGTCGAGGGCAAGGGGCGGATCACCATCCGCGACCTGGTGCGCAACTCGCTGCGCATGCGGCCCGACCGCATCATCGTCGGCGAGGTGCGCGGCGGCGAGACGCTGGACATGCTGCAGGCCATGTCCACCGGCCACGACGGCTCGCTGGCCACCGTGCACGCCAACTCCGCCGAGGACGCGCTGATGCGGCTGCAGACGCTGGCGTCGATGTCGGACGTCGAGGTGCCGTTCGAGGCGCTGCGCGACCAGATCAACTCGGCCGTCGACGTGATCGTGCAGCTCGCGCGGCACACCGACGGAACCCGCAAGATCGACGAGATCGTGATGCTGTCGTCCCGCGGCCGGGAGGTCTACCAACTGGTGTCGGTCTGCCGCTTCCGCGCCCTGCCGATCAGCTCGGACCGGATCGTACGGGGCCAGTTCGAGTTCTCGCCGCTGCCGCGGCGCACGGGCGACCGCCTCTTCTACGCGGGCGAACCCGTCCCGCCGGCGTTCGGGGTGGCGCCGTCCGAGCGGCACCTGCAGACGAGGGAGGCGAGGTGA
- a CDS encoding DUF397 domain-containing protein, producing the protein MSTEHGPGGLEWHRSSYSRGAGAKCVEVAAGDGAVHVRDSKTPDGPVLTFTPEAWAAFTAYATRTPGTVRRF; encoded by the coding sequence ATGAGCACCGAGCACGGCCCTGGCGGCCTGGAATGGCACAGGAGCAGCTACAGCCGCGGGGCCGGGGCCAAGTGCGTGGAGGTCGCCGCCGGCGACGGTGCGGTGCACGTGCGGGACTCCAAGACGCCGGACGGGCCGGTGCTGACGTTCACGCCGGAGGCGTGGGCGGCGTTCACGGCGTACGCGACGCGCACGCCCGGGACGGTGCGCAGGTTCTGA
- a CDS encoding type II secretion system F family protein translates to MDRQQLFALVVGLSLLAGALAVCGVAVYAAGRARRAELLDRLSDAGDRRPRRRFAEVDRRVRPTRIGRYLERRIATTGLDVTPGEFTVYAVLGVAVLWLLADALFAAFFGPIAGLIGLWCAHAFLNWQRQKRIEAFINQLPDLSRILANATQAGLALRTALGLAAEELEAPAGEELTKVTDQLAVGVPLDDALGDLAERLPSRELSVLVSTLVLSNRAGGQVVASLRNLTGTLNDRKETRREVRTQLSQVTLTAYTVPVMGIGTLLLTDQVMPGSIERMGSSPLGQGAVLAAVGLYALAILLIRRLAKIDV, encoded by the coding sequence GTGGACCGCCAGCAACTGTTCGCGCTCGTCGTCGGCCTGTCGCTGCTCGCCGGCGCGCTCGCCGTGTGCGGCGTCGCCGTCTACGCCGCCGGCCGCGCCCGCCGCGCCGAGCTGCTCGACCGGCTCTCCGACGCCGGCGACCGGCGGCCCCGGCGCCGCTTCGCGGAGGTCGACCGGCGGGTGCGGCCCACCCGGATCGGCCGGTACCTGGAGCGGCGCATCGCCACGACGGGGCTGGACGTCACCCCGGGTGAGTTCACGGTGTACGCGGTGCTCGGCGTCGCCGTGCTGTGGCTGCTCGCCGACGCGCTGTTCGCCGCGTTCTTCGGCCCGATCGCCGGGCTCATCGGGCTCTGGTGCGCGCACGCCTTCCTCAACTGGCAGCGGCAGAAGCGCATCGAGGCGTTCATCAACCAACTGCCCGACCTCTCCCGCATCCTCGCCAACGCCACCCAGGCCGGCCTCGCCCTGCGCACCGCGCTCGGCCTCGCCGCCGAGGAGCTGGAGGCCCCGGCCGGCGAGGAGCTGACCAAGGTCACCGACCAGCTCGCCGTGGGCGTACCGCTCGACGACGCCCTCGGCGACCTCGCCGAGCGGCTGCCGTCGCGCGAGCTGTCCGTGCTCGTCTCCACGCTGGTGCTCTCCAACAGGGCCGGCGGCCAGGTCGTCGCCTCCCTGCGGAACCTCACCGGCACCCTCAACGACCGCAAGGAGACCCGCCGCGAGGTGCGCACCCAGCTCTCGCAGGTCACGCTCACCGCGTACACCGTGCCCGTCATGGGCATCGGCACCCTGCTGCTGACCGACCAGGTGATGCCCGGCTCCATCGAGCGGATGGGCTCCTCACCGCTCGGCCAGGGCGCGGTGCTGGCGGCCGTCGGGCTGTACGCGCTGGCCATCCTGCTCATCCGCCGGCTCGCGAAGATCGACGTCTGA
- a CDS encoding AAA family ATPase, producing MTVRIQPVIADPDAARATVSLLHQLPDAEAAAPIGDSVALLDHLATLAGSGVAELPEVLLVHERIGPVPALELIRDVALRFPAVGTVLVTADTSPAGYSAAMDAGARGVVGLPLAYEELAARVQAAAQWSGGVRRHLGAATGPEAFGGPGGTLVTVSGAKGGVGTTVAAVQLALAARAAGRHVALADLDLQSGDIASYLDVQFRRSVADLAGIKDISPRVLQDAVFTHHTGLGLLLAPSEGERGEDVDDRAARQTLSALRSRYEVVVLDCGSQVTTPNAAAVELADIALLVTTPDVISVRGAKRMLRLWDRLQIRKAEDTVVLVNRLTRNTEIQPSIIARATGTTVARTAVPAAFKELQPLVDAGRLQDLEQRSTVRQALWAVAGELGLTVVPDQAGPEAAGGAGGPGGPGVHGGGAQRALGAGAGPGAAGPGGRGAGAAPQVAPPGAKPALPPGAPGAPGPAPGRGGRRWGDRGQVSVEFAGMLPLIALVLVVVWQFVLVGYTYSLAGNAADMAARAAAVGDDPAAAAEEDLPDAWDASVSVGSADGVTTATVDLKVPVLFPGGLDFPFTVTGTAGATDEGD from the coding sequence ATGACCGTACGCATCCAGCCCGTCATCGCCGACCCGGACGCGGCGCGCGCCACCGTCTCGCTGCTCCACCAACTGCCCGACGCCGAGGCCGCCGCGCCCATCGGCGACTCCGTCGCGCTGCTCGACCACCTCGCGACACTCGCCGGCAGCGGCGTGGCCGAACTGCCCGAGGTGCTCCTCGTGCACGAGCGGATCGGGCCGGTGCCCGCGCTGGAGCTCATCCGCGACGTCGCGCTGCGCTTCCCCGCCGTCGGCACCGTCCTGGTCACCGCCGACACCTCGCCCGCCGGCTACTCCGCCGCGATGGACGCCGGCGCTCGCGGCGTCGTCGGGCTGCCGCTGGCGTACGAGGAGCTGGCCGCCCGGGTGCAGGCCGCCGCGCAGTGGAGCGGCGGCGTCCGGCGGCACCTCGGCGCCGCCACGGGGCCCGAGGCGTTCGGCGGCCCGGGGGGCACGCTCGTCACCGTCAGCGGTGCGAAGGGCGGCGTCGGCACCACCGTCGCGGCCGTGCAGCTCGCGCTCGCCGCGCGGGCCGCCGGGCGGCACGTGGCGCTGGCCGACCTGGACCTGCAGTCCGGCGACATCGCCTCGTACCTCGACGTGCAGTTCCGCCGCTCGGTCGCGGACCTGGCGGGCATCAAGGACATCTCGCCGCGCGTGCTCCAGGACGCCGTCTTCACCCACCACACCGGCCTCGGCCTGCTGCTGGCTCCCTCCGAGGGCGAGCGCGGCGAGGACGTCGACGACCGGGCGGCGCGGCAGACGCTGAGCGCGCTCAGGTCGCGGTACGAGGTGGTGGTGCTCGACTGCGGCAGCCAGGTGACCACGCCGAACGCCGCGGCCGTCGAACTCGCGGACATCGCGCTGCTCGTGACGACGCCCGACGTGATCTCCGTACGCGGCGCGAAGCGCATGCTGCGGCTGTGGGACCGGCTGCAGATCCGCAAGGCGGAGGACACCGTCGTCCTGGTCAACCGGCTCACCCGGAACACCGAGATCCAGCCGTCGATCATCGCGCGGGCCACCGGTACGACCGTGGCGCGGACGGCGGTGCCGGCGGCGTTCAAGGAGCTGCAGCCGCTCGTCGACGCGGGGCGGCTGCAGGATCTGGAGCAGCGCTCGACGGTACGGCAGGCGCTGTGGGCGGTGGCGGGGGAGCTGGGTCTGACGGTGGTGCCGGACCAGGCGGGTCCGGAGGCGGCCGGCGGTGCCGGCGGCCCCGGCGGCCCGGGGGTGCACGGGGGCGGCGCGCAGCGGGCGTTGGGCGCGGGCGCCGGTCCGGGCGCCGCGGGCCCCGGCGGACGCGGCGCGGGCGCCGCACCGCAGGTCGCCCCGCCCGGCGCCAAGCCCGCGCTGCCGCCCGGCGCCCCGGGTGCGCCCGGACCGGCGCCGGGGCGCGGGGGGCGGCGCTGGGGGGACCGGGGCCAGGTGTCGGTGGAGTTCGCCGGCATGCTGCCGCTGATCGCGCTGGTCCTCGTCGTCGTCTGGCAGTTCGTCCTCGTCGGCTACACCTACTCGCTCGCCGGCAACGCCGCCGACATGGCCGCCCGCGCCGCCGCCGTCGGTGACGACCCCGCCGCGGCGGCGGAGGAGGACCTGCCGGACGCCTGGGACGCCTCGGTGTCGGTCGGCTCCGCGGACGGCGTCACCACCGCCACCGTCGACCTGAAGGTGCCGGTCCTCTTCCCCGGCGGGCTGGACTTCCCGTTCACGGTCACCGGCACCGCCGGCGCGACGGACGAGGGGGACTGA
- a CDS encoding pilus assembly protein TadG-related protein: MGGLLFLAVAYFAVGQAVAHRNYAQGAADAAALAAAHDAREQLSEGLLDTVLDPGSWDDILGGEGFDYGSACAAAQDFAAKNGADTTACDRVYDPDDGFTVTVRNREAVGDTLVPGTENKRSEATATAVLESRCDLKEPEGDDAGGGGDEDRDEDRDEDRDEPPPLELDCEGGDWSIDPDDIDLLPEPDDLFSVRLVE, translated from the coding sequence ATCGGCGGACTGCTCTTTCTGGCCGTCGCGTACTTCGCGGTCGGCCAGGCCGTGGCGCACCGCAACTACGCCCAAGGGGCGGCCGACGCCGCCGCGCTGGCCGCCGCCCACGACGCGCGCGAGCAACTGTCGGAGGGGCTCTTGGACACGGTCCTCGACCCCGGCTCGTGGGACGACATCCTCGGTGGCGAGGGCTTCGACTACGGGTCCGCCTGCGCCGCGGCGCAGGACTTCGCCGCCAAGAACGGCGCGGACACAACCGCGTGCGACCGTGTCTACGACCCGGACGACGGTTTCACCGTGACGGTGCGGAATCGCGAGGCCGTCGGGGACACGCTCGTCCCGGGAACGGAGAACAAGCGCTCCGAGGCCACGGCGACGGCGGTGCTCGAATCCCGGTGTGACCTGAAGGAGCCCGAGGGAGACGACGCAGGCGGTGGCGGGGACGAGGACCGGGACGAAGACCGCGACGAGGACCGGGACGAGCCGCCGCCGCTGGAACTCGACTGCGAGGGCGGCGACTGGTCCATCGACCCCGACGACATCGACCTCCTCCCCGAGCCGGACGACCTCTTCTCCGTACGTCTCGTCGAATGA
- a CDS encoding OmpA family protein, producing the protein MPSRTAVALALASFLAATPGVAQALPAQDDVPVPSSPPGTTTSAPPPVETDANDPDLRLEDGATLAEPKVLDIVSVVETQGGEERRSDSNSTITIALQAEVLFPKDSATLTGQARSRIAAIADEIEQNDPDTVRVFGFTDDLGSYEHGVTLSKNRANAVHQELTNTLQAADVTYVVRGYSEDYPIADNATEEGRKQNRRVEVSFPRAQ; encoded by the coding sequence ATGCCCTCCCGCACAGCCGTAGCGCTCGCCCTCGCCTCGTTCCTCGCCGCCACCCCCGGCGTCGCCCAGGCGCTGCCCGCGCAGGACGACGTCCCCGTCCCGTCCTCACCGCCCGGTACCACCACCTCCGCGCCCCCACCCGTCGAGACGGACGCCAACGACCCCGATCTCCGGCTCGAGGACGGTGCCACCCTCGCCGAGCCCAAGGTGCTGGACATCGTCTCCGTCGTCGAGACCCAGGGCGGTGAGGAGCGGCGGTCCGACTCCAACTCGACCATCACCATCGCGCTCCAGGCCGAAGTGCTCTTCCCCAAGGACAGCGCCACGCTCACCGGCCAGGCGCGCTCCCGGATCGCCGCCATCGCCGACGAGATCGAGCAGAACGACCCCGACACCGTGCGCGTCTTCGGCTTCACCGACGACCTCGGGTCGTACGAGCACGGCGTCACCCTCTCCAAGAACCGCGCCAACGCCGTGCACCAGGAGCTCACCAACACCCTCCAGGCAGCCGACGTCACCTACGTCGTCCGCGGCTACAGCGAGGACTACCCCATCGCCGACAACGCCACGGAAGAGGGCCGGAAGCAGAACCGGCGGGTCGAGGTGAGCTTCCCCCGCGCGCAGTGA
- the cpaB gene encoding Flp pilus assembly protein CpaB gives MNSRQRRGIILVLLSVLVALGAFAGVLAFVSDVESKVGDEATAYRLTTDVEAYEPLDADQYEKTTMPKRWLPDTAVTDPDELAGKVALTPLKQGSLLQSDMVSGRPELEPGQQEIAIMIDASTGVAGKITPGARVNIFATFDAQGDGDKPVSQVIVAGARVIDVGELTPIERTGDDDPRADEGEAVPITFALGTSDAQRVAYAESFATHVRLALVAPGEEDTDIAPEDRTYTLDEDR, from the coding sequence ATGAACTCACGCCAGCGTCGCGGCATCATCCTCGTCCTGCTGTCGGTCCTCGTCGCGCTCGGCGCCTTCGCCGGCGTGCTGGCGTTCGTCAGCGACGTGGAGTCCAAGGTCGGCGACGAGGCCACCGCGTACCGGCTCACCACCGACGTCGAGGCGTACGAGCCGCTCGACGCCGACCAGTACGAGAAGACGACCATGCCGAAGCGCTGGCTGCCCGACACCGCGGTCACCGACCCGGACGAGCTGGCCGGCAAGGTCGCGCTCACGCCGCTGAAGCAGGGCTCGCTGCTGCAGAGCGACATGGTCAGCGGGCGCCCGGAACTGGAGCCGGGACAGCAGGAGATCGCCATCATGATCGACGCCTCCACCGGCGTCGCCGGGAAGATCACGCCGGGTGCGCGGGTCAACATCTTCGCCACCTTCGACGCCCAGGGCGACGGCGACAAGCCGGTCTCCCAGGTGATCGTCGCGGGCGCCCGCGTCATCGACGTCGGCGAGCTGACGCCGATCGAGCGCACCGGCGACGACGACCCGCGGGCCGACGAGGGCGAGGCCGTGCCGATCACGTTCGCCCTCGGCACCTCCGACGCGCAGCGGGTGGCGTACGCGGAGTCCTTCGCCACCCACGTGCGCCTCGCCCTCGTCGCCCCCGGCGAGGAGGACACCGACATCGCCCCCGAGGACCGCACGTACACCCTCGACGAGGACCGGTGA
- a CDS encoding DUF5936 domain-containing protein, with the protein MDYGTQGLLLAAAAGVAVFGVLSGIRVYRAEVKLPSDLQVALEVGATRTTAVGSLVDRLGMRFAPLVLKLMGRRAVENKRRKIDRAGNPGGLTIDRYAARRAVYAAIGYGGALTLLNSGQWVGALVLAAFGYGWAEVGIWAAVRKRRDVIERTLPDFLDVLAVVVSAGLGFRQALDRVSERYSGPWADELRITLRQMDMGVSRRQAFEELRRRNDSEQVAQFVTALQQGEDLGAPIVETLIQIATDQRRTDAQNARRRASRAIPKATLLITSLMVPATIILLVTAVYLGSGSEFGVLTE; encoded by the coding sequence ATGGACTACGGAACCCAGGGCCTGCTCCTCGCCGCCGCGGCCGGCGTCGCCGTCTTCGGCGTCCTCAGCGGCATCCGCGTCTACCGCGCCGAGGTCAAGCTCCCCAGCGACCTGCAGGTGGCCCTGGAGGTCGGCGCCACGCGCACCACCGCCGTCGGCTCGCTCGTCGACCGGCTCGGGATGCGGTTCGCGCCGCTGGTGCTGAAGCTGATGGGCCGGCGGGCGGTGGAGAACAAGCGCCGCAAGATAGACCGCGCGGGCAACCCGGGCGGCCTGACGATCGACCGCTACGCCGCCCGCCGCGCCGTCTACGCCGCCATCGGCTACGGCGGCGCACTCACCCTGCTCAACTCCGGCCAGTGGGTCGGCGCCCTGGTGCTGGCGGCGTTCGGCTACGGCTGGGCGGAGGTCGGCATCTGGGCGGCCGTACGCAAGCGGCGCGACGTCATCGAACGCACGCTGCCCGACTTCCTCGACGTCCTCGCCGTGGTCGTCAGCGCGGGGCTCGGCTTCCGCCAGGCTCTCGACCGCGTCAGCGAACGCTACTCGGGACCCTGGGCGGACGAACTGCGCATCACCCTGCGCCAGATGGACATGGGCGTCTCCCGCCGCCAGGCGTTCGAGGAACTGCGCCGCCGCAACGACTCCGAGCAGGTCGCCCAGTTCGTCACCGCACTCCAGCAGGGCGAGGACCTGGGCGCGCCGATCGTCGAGACACTGATACAGATCGCCACGGACCAGCGGCGCACCGACGCCCAGAACGCCCGCCGCCGCGCGTCCAGGGCGATCCCGAAGGCGACGCTGCTGATCACCAGCCTGATGGTGCCCGCGACGATCATCCTGCTGGTGACGGCGGTGTACCTGGGGTCGGGCTCGGAGTTCGGCGTGCTGACGGAGTGA
- a CDS encoding DUF192 domain-containing protein: MPTWPDGPATLTVGGGAAPLPLEVASSFARRSRGLLGRAGLAGAVLLTPAQGVHTFGMRFAIDVAYLDRRLTVLAVRTMPPGRLGRPRLRARHVLEAEGGAFAGWGVRPGVRLGVGPAPAAGGPGPD; this comes from the coding sequence ATGCCCACCTGGCCCGACGGACCGGCCACGCTCACCGTCGGCGGCGGCGCGGCCCCGCTGCCGCTGGAGGTCGCGTCCTCCTTCGCCCGCCGCAGCCGCGGCCTCCTCGGCCGCGCCGGCCTGGCCGGCGCCGTCCTCCTCACCCCCGCCCAGGGTGTCCACACCTTCGGCATGCGCTTCGCCATCGACGTCGCGTACCTCGACCGCCGGCTGACCGTCCTGGCCGTACGCACCATGCCCCCCGGCCGCCTCGGCCGCCCCCGGCTGCGGGCCCGGCACGTACTGGAGGCGGAGGGGGGCGCCTTCGCCGGATGGGGCGTACGGCCCGGGGTGCGCCTCGGCGTCGGCCCCGCCCCCGCGGCGGGCGGCCCGGGGCCGGACTGA
- a CDS encoding LLM class flavin-dependent oxidoreductase, protein MTRLATVFIPQFPPEQLRAVARAADEAGIDELWVWEDCFYESGVATAAAVLAWTERVHVAIGILPVPLRNVALVAMEAATLHRLFPGRVTLGVGHGVQSWMGQVGARAGSPLTLLREHLTALRALLAGENVTVDGRYVKLDGVGLAWPPAGAPPVFSGGTGPRTLRLTGEAADGTILAGGASPEVVQEAAEAVRAGREAAGRGGEHPLVASVLVATGPGAERRLAEDARRMGWDPAAEAHVAGDAAAVAAAVDRWAAAGATTVVLQPTADEPDPVAFVRWVAEEVRPLVS, encoded by the coding sequence ATGACGAGACTTGCCACCGTGTTCATCCCCCAGTTCCCTCCCGAGCAGCTTCGCGCCGTGGCCCGGGCCGCCGACGAGGCCGGGATCGACGAGTTGTGGGTGTGGGAGGACTGCTTCTACGAGAGCGGGGTCGCCACCGCCGCCGCCGTGCTCGCCTGGACCGAGCGGGTGCACGTCGCCATCGGGATCCTGCCCGTGCCGCTGCGGAACGTCGCGCTGGTCGCCATGGAGGCCGCCACCCTGCACCGGCTGTTCCCCGGGCGGGTGACGCTCGGGGTGGGGCACGGGGTGCAGTCGTGGATGGGGCAGGTCGGGGCGCGGGCCGGGTCGCCGCTGACGTTGCTGCGGGAGCATCTGACCGCGCTGCGCGCGCTGCTCGCCGGGGAGAACGTCACCGTCGACGGGCGGTACGTCAAGCTCGACGGCGTCGGGCTGGCCTGGCCGCCGGCCGGGGCGCCGCCGGTGTTCTCCGGGGGTACGGGGCCCAGGACGCTGCGGCTCACCGGGGAGGCGGCCGACGGGACGATCCTCGCCGGGGGTGCCTCGCCCGAGGTGGTGCAGGAGGCCGCCGAGGCGGTGCGGGCCGGGCGGGAGGCCGCCGGGCGGGGCGGGGAGCATCCGCTCGTGGCCTCGGTCCTCGTCGCCACCGGCCCGGGCGCCGAGCGGCGGCTCGCCGAGGACGCCCGCCGGATGGGCTGGGATCCCGCCGCCGAGGCGCACGTCGCCGGGGACGCGGCGGCGGTCGCCGCCGCGGTGGACCGCTGGGCGGCGGCCGGGGCGACGACGGTGGTGCTGCAGCCGACGGCCGACGAGCCGGATCCGGTGGCCTTCGTGCGGTGGGTGGCGGAGGAGGTGCGTCCGCTGGTGTCGTAG
- a CDS encoding TadE/TadG family type IV pilus assembly protein, giving the protein MAVEYIGFLPVLIFIALAAVQLGIAAYTASQAGTAARAAARMESLDDPPSSAEAAGAASISDWLDAGFEVSSGDGEVTVTASVEIPSLIPGVDNFGTVERSSTMPRGED; this is encoded by the coding sequence GTGGCCGTCGAGTACATCGGCTTCCTGCCCGTGCTCATCTTCATCGCGCTCGCCGCCGTGCAGCTCGGCATCGCCGCCTACACCGCCTCCCAGGCCGGCACCGCCGCCCGGGCCGCGGCGCGGATGGAGTCCCTGGACGACCCGCCGTCCTCGGCGGAGGCCGCCGGGGCCGCGTCGATCAGCGACTGGCTCGACGCCGGTTTCGAGGTCTCCTCCGGCGACGGCGAGGTCACCGTCACCGCCAGCGTCGAGATCCCGTCCCTCATCCCCGGCGTCGACAACTTCGGCACGGTGGAGCGCAGCTCGACCATGCCGCGCGGGGAGGACTGA
- a CDS encoding A24 family peptidase, producing the protein MLAVLLVVLAAGYGAAAGALLPRAAYRLSVAADEPWRDRCPQEHPLAGWAGPATCRECGEGPYGLRAPLPATATAAACAALAAATGAEPELAVWLLLAPFGVLLFAVDRAVRRLPDVLTLPLAGAAVVLLGGAALVGGAGSWTRALLGGIALGAVYFLLFFLNPAGMGFGDVKLALVLGVALGWYGWDVLFTGSFAGLLLGAGYAVTMLAARRVGRKTGIAFGPFMIVGAFAGLVVGGLAAG; encoded by the coding sequence GTGCTCGCCGTCCTCCTCGTCGTCCTCGCCGCCGGCTACGGCGCCGCCGCGGGGGCCCTGCTGCCCCGGGCCGCCTACCGGCTCTCCGTGGCCGCCGACGAGCCGTGGCGCGACCGCTGTCCGCAGGAGCACCCGCTCGCCGGCTGGGCCGGCCCGGCGACGTGCAGGGAGTGCGGGGAGGGCCCGTACGGCCTGCGCGCCCCGCTCCCGGCCACCGCGACCGCCGCCGCCTGCGCCGCGCTCGCCGCCGCCACCGGCGCCGAGCCGGAGCTGGCCGTCTGGCTGCTGCTGGCGCCCTTCGGGGTCCTGCTCTTCGCCGTCGACCGGGCGGTGCGGCGGCTCCCGGACGTCCTGACACTGCCGCTGGCGGGGGCGGCCGTGGTGCTGCTGGGGGGTGCGGCGCTCGTAGGAGGCGCGGGATCGTGGACGCGCGCCCTGCTGGGCGGCATCGCGCTGGGGGCGGTCTACTTCCTGCTCTTCTTCCTCAACCCCGCCGGCATGGGCTTCGGGGACGTGAAGCTGGCGCTCGTGCTGGGCGTCGCGCTCGGCTGGTACGGGTGGGACGTCCTGTTCACGGGCTCGTTCGCCGGTCTGCTGCTGGGCGCGGGATACGCGGTGACCATGCTGGCGGCCCGCCGGGTCGGCCGGAAGACGGGCATCGCGTTCGGCCCCTTCATGATCGTCGGGGCCTTCGCGGGCCTCGTCGTCGGGGGACTGGCGGCCGGCTGA